The Actinocorallia herbida DNA window CGAGGCGCTGACCGACATCACCGCGGTGACGATCGAGGCCGCGCTGGAGGCCGCGGTCAACAAGGTCGAGATCGAGCGCCGGGGGCCGCTGCCGTGCGAGATCGCGGTGGTGGCGATGGGCAGGTTCGGCGGCCGCGAACTCGGCTACGGCAGCGACGCCGACGTCATGTTCGTCTACGAGGCCCGCGAGGGCGTCGAGGACCGCGAGGCGCACCGGGCCGCGCACTCCGTGGCCGAGGAGCTGCGCCGCCTGCTGGCGCTGCCCGCGCCTGAGCCGCCGCTCGGCATCGACCCCAACCTGCGCCCCGAAGGCAAGTCCGGGCCCTTGGTGCGGAGCCTTTCGTCCTACGCCGCCTACTACGGGCGCTGGTCGTCGCCGTGGGAGAGCCAGGCGCTGCTGCGCGCCGACCCGCTCATCGGCCCGCCCCGGCTGCGCGCGGCGTTCGCCGAGGTGATCAACCCGATCCGGTGGCCGGAGGGCGGGATCTCCGAGCGCGACGTGCACGAGATCCGGCGGCTCAAGGCCCGGATGGAGGCCGAGCGGCTGCCGCGGGGCGTCGACCGGCGGCTGCACCTCAAGCTCGGTCCCGGCGGCCTGTCGGACGTCGAGTGGGTCGCCCAGCTCCTTCAGCTCAGGTACGCCGCGGAGGTGCCGGGACTGCGCACCACCCGGACCGTCGCGGCACTGGAGTCCGCGGTGGAGTACTCCCTGCTGGACGCGCACGACGCGGGGGTGCTCGGCCAGGCGTGGGAGCTGGCCACCCGCATCCGCGGCGCGGTGATGCTCGTGCGCGGGCGCGCCTCGGACCTGCTGCCGACCGACCACCACCGCGAGCGGACCGCGGTCAGCCGGCTGCTCGGCTACCCCGGGACCGGCGACATGCTGGAGGACTGGCGCAAGCACGCCAGGCACGCCCGCGAGGTCACCGAGCGCGTCTTCTACGGAAGCGGCCGCTGAGCCCGGCCCGGTGGCGGGCTCTCCGGCGAAGCCGGGTTCTCGATGAGCCTGTCATCGGGACCAGTGAGCCCGGCCCGGTGGTGGGCTCTCCGGCGAAGCCGGGTTCTCAAAGAGCCCGCCACCGGGACCAATGAGTACGCGAGTACGACGAGGGCGACGCCGGCCACCACGTCCAGGACGTAGTGGTTGGCGGTCGCCAGCACCACCGCGACGGTGCAGGCCGGGTAGGCGAGGCCGAGCGCGCGCGTCGTCCACCGGCGGCCGAGCGTCACGAGGGCGATCCCGCACCACACCGCCCAGCCCGCGTGCATCGACGGCATCGCCGCGTACTGGTTGGTCATGGCCGCCGAGACGTCGGAGGCGTACAGGCCGGGTGTGCCGAAGGCCGTCACGGGGTCCAGGAAGCCCTCGGAGGGCAGGAAGCGGGGCGGGGCCAGGGGGAACAGCCAGAAGCCCGCGAGCGCCGTCCCGGTGGCCGCCACGAGGGCGGTCCGCAGCCGCGCGTAGTGCGCGCCGTGGGCGCGGTAGAGCCACGCCAGCACCGCGAGCGTCACGGCGAAGTGCGCGCTCAGGTAGAAGAGGTTCGCGGCGAGGGACAGGGGCTCGCTGGCCACCAGCGCGCGGTTCAGCCCGAGTTCGACGTCCAGGGAGAGCGCGCGTTCCAGGTCGAGGACCGCCGCGGCGTTGGCGAACGCGCGGGCGGGACCGCCCGGGTCGTTCAGCAGGATCCGGAGCAGGGTGTAAGCGGTGTAGAAGACGGCGACGAGCACGAGTTCGCGCACGACCGACGGCCGCGGGAGCGGCGGGACGCGGACCAGCGGGGAGACGGCGGCCGGCCCGTCCGAACCGGTCAGACTTGAACGAACGGCAGGACGGGGGGCGATACGAACCATGTCGTCCATGGTCCGGCGGCCGCGTCCGCCTGTGATCACCGCAGCGGACGGTCTTCACCTCGGCATCTGGGGGGACGCCCACCCGGGGCCGTCCCCCAGAAGAACGGGCGCCGAACGGCGGGTTGCCCCTAGGGGACGTGCCTTACGGGCCTCAGGGCAGCCGCTGCTCTACCGGCATCGGGTTCTTCAGCGCCTTCCCGACCGGGCAGTACCGCTCGTGGACGCGCCCGGCGACCGAGCGGAAGACCTCAAGCGCCTTCTCGTCCTCCGGGGGGAGCTCGATCTCATACGTGACGGTGAAGGACCTCAGCTCCGTGTCGGAGACCTTCTCCGCCTCCACGACGGTCGCCAGCTTGGCCAGGCGGTGGCCGCGCTTGGCGGTCAGGGGCTCGACCGTCGCCATCTCGCAGCCGCCGAGCGCGGCGAGCAGGAGCTCGACGGGGGAGAACACCCCCTCGTCGCGGGTCGAGCCGATCTCGATCCGGCCTCCCCGGTCGTTGGTGGCGGTGAAGCCCGTCTCGGTGCGCTCTACCCGGACCGACGGCATGGTTCCTCCGATGTGCGGTGCTGTGCTGCTGCGGGGTGGTACCCGTTGCAGGGGCAACGGACCCCGGTTGCGGATCATCCCCATTCCTCGCCGCGGATGTCCACAGAAACGCGGAAACGCCTTTCCGGGGCTCTCCGTAGCCGTACGGTGACTCTGCACGGGTTCTCCGCGGGGTACCGGGAACCCTGCGGACCAACGGCAGCGACGCCGAACGCCGACGAAGACCGGGAGCACAGTTGAGCACTGACGGACAGCCGCACATCCTCGCCATCGGCGGCGGGACCTTCGTGTCCAACGGCCGCTTCGGCCTGGACCCGAGCCCGCTGCTGCGCTACGCCTTCGACCTCACCGGGCAGGACAGGCCGCGCGTCTGCTTCCTGGCCACGGCCCTGGGCGACCAGTCCGAGCGCGTCGCCCAGATGTACGAGGCCTTCGGCCGGATGGACGCCGAGGTCACCCACGTCGCGCTGTTCCCCATGCCCAACATGGAGGACCTGCGCGGCCACCTGCTCGCCCAGGACCTCGTCTACGTGACCGGCGGCAGCGTCGTCAACCTGCTCGCCCTGTGGCGGGCGCACGGCCTCGACGAGATCTTCGCCGAGGTGTGGCGCTCCGGCGTCGTGCTGGCCGGGCAGAGCGCGGGCGCGATGTGCTGGCACTCCGGCGGCAACACCGACTCCTACGGCCCGGCCCTGCGGCCGCTGAGCGACGGCCTCGGCCTGCTCCCGTACTCCTGCGGCGTCCACTACGACAGCGACGCCCAGCGCAGGCCGCTGCTGCACTCCTCGATCGCCTCGGGGGAACTGCCCGACGGCTACGCGGCCGACGAGGGCGTCGCGCTGCACTACGTCGGCACCGAGTTCGTCCAGGCCGTCGGCTACCGCCCGTCCGGCCGGGCGTGGCGGATCGAGCGGGACGGGACCGGGGTGAAGGAGACCCCGATCGAGCCACGCCAGCTCCGCTGACGCGCCGGCCGGTCGGCTCCACCGACGTCGGAGGGTCCGGCTTGCCCGGGGTTCGGAGGGCGCGGCCTCGGGTCGAGTAAGGTCGAGGCGTGATTTTCGTGCATGCGGGCTTCGGTGACCAGGCTGTTCCCTACGAGGACGGGTGGGCGCTCCAGCGCCGCACCCACGAGCGCCGGGTGGCCGACGCCGTCGGCGACACCGTGATCATGCTGGAGCACCAGCCGGTCTACACCGCGGGCAAGCGCACCGAGCCGCTGGACCGGCCGCTGGGCGACCCGGGCGCGCCGGTGATCGACGTCGACCGCGGCGGCAAGATCACCTGGCACGGTCCCGGTCAGCTCACCGTCTACCCGATCGTCCGGCTGCCCGACCCGATCGACGTCGTGGCCTTCGTCCGCAAGATGGAGGAGGCCATGATCGGGGTGCTCGGCGAGTTCGGCCTGCAAGGGGTACGGGTCGAAGGGCGCAGCGGCGTCTGGCTGGTCGACGGCGAGGCCCCGGACCGCAAGCTCGGCTCGGTCGGGCTGCGCGTCTCCCAGGGCGTGACGATGCACGGCATCCAGATCAACTGCGACAACGACCTGAGCTGGTTCGACCGGATCGTGCCGTGCGGCATCAGCGACGCGTCCTCCACCTCGCTCACCCGCGAACTGGGCCGTCCGGTGACCGTCCGGGAGGTGCTGCCGCTGGCCGAGCGGCACATCGCCGAGCAGCTGGGCGCGGCGGAGACGTTCCACCGCACCCTGGCCCAGC harbors:
- a CDS encoding phosphatase PAP2 family protein — protein: MVRIAPRPAVRSSLTGSDGPAAVSPLVRVPPLPRPSVVRELVLVAVFYTAYTLLRILLNDPGGPARAFANAAAVLDLERALSLDVELGLNRALVASEPLSLAANLFYLSAHFAVTLAVLAWLYRAHGAHYARLRTALVAATGTALAGFWLFPLAPPRFLPSEGFLDPVTAFGTPGLYASDVSAAMTNQYAAMPSMHAGWAVWCGIALVTLGRRWTTRALGLAYPACTVAVVLATANHYVLDVVAGVALVVLAYSLVPVAGSLRTRLRRRAHHRAGLTGPDDRLIENPASPESPPPGRAQRPLP
- a CDS encoding peptidase E; protein product: MSTDGQPHILAIGGGTFVSNGRFGLDPSPLLRYAFDLTGQDRPRVCFLATALGDQSERVAQMYEAFGRMDAEVTHVALFPMPNMEDLRGHLLAQDLVYVTGGSVVNLLALWRAHGLDEIFAEVWRSGVVLAGQSAGAMCWHSGGNTDSYGPALRPLSDGLGLLPYSCGVHYDSDAQRRPLLHSSIASGELPDGYAADEGVALHYVGTEFVQAVGYRPSGRAWRIERDGTGVKETPIEPRQLR
- the lipB gene encoding lipoyl(octanoyl) transferase LipB yields the protein MIFVHAGFGDQAVPYEDGWALQRRTHERRVADAVGDTVIMLEHQPVYTAGKRTEPLDRPLGDPGAPVIDVDRGGKITWHGPGQLTVYPIVRLPDPIDVVAFVRKMEEAMIGVLGEFGLQGVRVEGRSGVWLVDGEAPDRKLGSVGLRVSQGVTMHGIQINCDNDLSWFDRIVPCGISDASSTSLTRELGRPVTVREVLPLAERHIAEQLGAAETFHRTLAQL
- a CDS encoding OsmC family protein encodes the protein MPSVRVERTETGFTATNDRGGRIEIGSTRDEGVFSPVELLLAALGGCEMATVEPLTAKRGHRLAKLATVVEAEKVSDTELRSFTVTYEIELPPEDEKALEVFRSVAGRVHERYCPVGKALKNPMPVEQRLP